The following proteins are co-located in the Clostridia bacterium genome:
- a CDS encoding DinB family protein translates to MTLKQYIIKQLIEIKQVMERTMNGLKNEDLTSHEPCNHWPIAWNIQHCCGGIDLLLYKHITGGLFLEHDVDRIAYPFKFEPKPNDSYPPLTELETRWTSLMDSTINAILKLEDEEFDESLINKCYTAISHTNLHLRGIWCILGERRVDEKWPIEDTCML, encoded by the coding sequence ATGACTTTAAAACAGTATATTATAAAACAGCTCATTGAGATAAAACAAGTTATGGAGAGAACAATGAACGGTTTGAAGAATGAAGACCTTACTTCACATGAACCGTGCAACCACTGGCCTATAGCATGGAATATACAACACTGTTGTGGCGGAATTGATTTACTTCTGTATAAGCACATAACAGGAGGCCTTTTTTTAGAACATGATGTGGATAGAATTGCTTACCCTTTTAAGTTTGAACCAAAACCAAATGATAGCTATCCTCCTTTAACTGAACTGGAAACACGCTGGACAAGTCTGATGGATTCAACCATTAATGCAATTTTGAAGCTGGAAGACGAAGAGTTTGATGAATCTTTGATAAATAAATGTTATACAGCTATTAGTCATACAAATTTACATCTTCGTGGCATTTGGTGCATTCTAGGGGAAAGACGTGTAGATGAAAAATGGCCGATAGAAGATACTTGTATGCTTTAG
- a CDS encoding GNAT family N-acetyltransferase: protein MDMKISTCTKEDFDEIIENFELYWGNEKNERLQKIRTLHHPMMLYELGDNAYVVKDDNKVIAYLFGIISRKEPLAYVHMIATHRDYKRKGYARQLYEHFIEAAKQDGCKYIKAITSIGNEESRRFHTGIGMRLIGETNTQGIPVVSNYAGPGEDRVVIMKSIV, encoded by the coding sequence ATGGACATGAAAATATCGACATGTACAAAAGAAGATTTTGATGAAATAATAGAAAACTTTGAACTGTATTGGGGCAATGAAAAAAATGAAAGATTGCAGAAAATCAGGACATTGCACCATCCAATGATGCTGTATGAATTAGGAGACAATGCGTATGTTGTTAAAGATGACAATAAAGTTATAGCATACTTATTTGGTATAATATCACGGAAAGAGCCGCTTGCTTATGTTCATATGATTGCTACTCACAGGGATTATAAAAGAAAAGGATATGCAAGACAACTGTATGAGCATTTTATTGAGGCAGCAAAGCAGGATGGCTGTAAGTACATTAAAGCGATTACATCCATTGGAAATGAAGAATCAAGGAGATTCCATACAGGAATCGGAATGAGGTTAATAGGTGAAACAAATACCCAAGGTATACCCGTAGTCAGTAATTATGCTGGTCCGGGA